CGATACACTGTTAGATACAAGTTTACCTCAGGCTGAATTGGATTGGCTTCATAACTATCTGACCAAGCTTACAGCGCCAGTCAATGGATACCACGGACTACGCACCCGGATGAGTGGGTCGATCCGGTACATCGAATTGCATTTGGAAGTAGAACCAGCATTAACAGTGGAAACCGCCCATGCCATCGCGGAATCGGTCATGAAGGACATCGAAACTAAGTTTACCGGCGCGAGTGTAATTGTCCACTTAGACCCTTATAACGATGAAGCGGTCGATCGCTTACAACTTGACTCCTAACGACAATATTTCATTTTTCCCTCCCGCATTTCCTATCTTAGTAGCAAACGATTAGTTGTTTAGCATCATTTTCTGAGGATGACTTGAAGAATCCGTACCGGTGGCAAGCGGGGGATACGGCATCGAATGCCGAATGGGACGAGCTGGTCGAACAAGCCAATGATGGAACAATGTTTCAGATGAAACGATTTCTGGAATATCATCCTAACGGGAAGTTCATCGACGGTTCGCTTGCCTTATACAAAAAAGGAAATCTTTGGGGGGTGTTTCCGGCAGCAGTGCGGGAGCGACCGGGAACCGCGGGCGAAAGCCAGCAGTGGTTGATATCGCACCCCGGCGCCAGTTATGGCGGGATAATCACGCGGAAAATTCCAGCATTTGACGAAGCGATGGCAATTGGAGCGCTGTTGCTGGAAACCGCGAAAACGAACGGGTATAGCGGGATCGAGATTACCCCACCTCCATTACCATATCATAATATACCCTCCGATGTCTGGAACTTTGCTTTTTTGCAGTTAGGATTTCAATACCGGAAACGGGATTACACCCAAGTCGTACCACTTTGGACGGGCGATCCGTTAGCGGCATACGACAACAAGTCGTGCGGCGCATTGCGTCATGCCGAAAAAGAGGGCGTTCGTATCGAGACGGTAGATTTATCCGAAGCGAATTGGGATATCTTCCATCCGATGTTGGTCGAGAATCGCAAGAAGCACAATGTAACGCCAGCGCATACGCGCACCGATCTGACAGTACTTACGAAACTGATGCCGGAGCGGTTACGGCTCTACTTTGCGTATGATAAGGCGAATGTCGTCGTTGCCGCGACTTTGATCTTTATTGCGAATGCCACTATTCATTTGACGTTCTATATCGCTCATGACCGAGACCGTAGCGACTTGAAAGCGGTTGTACCGCTCAATCATTATTCGATTGTGCAGGCGCAACGCGAAGGGGCGCATTGGCTCGATTTTGGGATTTCCACGGTGAATGGGGTGCCGGGCGACGGATTGATTCGGTTCAAGGAGAACTTCGGAGCGCTGGGCGCTTGGCGGGACGTTTACTTTTTCGAGTTGTAGGAGTAGCGCTGTGTATCCTTATCCACGATTTTTATTGAAGTCGAAATTACATCGTGCTCGGATTACGGAAGCGAATCTTGACTATGTCGGTTCGATTACTATCGACGCCGATTTGTGCGATGCCGCCAATTTGTGGCAGAACGAAAAAGTATTGGTATCGGCAGTGACCAGCGGCGCCCGGTTAGAGACCTATGTAATGGTTGGCAAACGCGGCAGCGGCGAAATCTGCTTGAACGGTTCGGCGGCGCACCTCATCCGACCCGGCGAAGAAGTCATCATCATGGCGTTTGCAATGTCCAGCGAACCGATTCCCGCCCATGTTGTTTTTGTAGGACCCGATAACACAATCATAGAGACCAAACTCACTGAAACGCCTGACTGACGCGCAACGCGCAAACTTCTATCTCTTCCTTACCACGGCACTTTGGGGGCTGACGTTTCCGGTTATCAAGACCGCGCTCACCGTTGCGCCGGCAGGTTTATTCGTGGCGATGCGAATGACAATCGCCGCGATTCTGCTTGCAGTTTGGATGATACTCGCGAAAACTCCCTTTCGTTACCCGTTCGATAAACATGGATGGGGATTGATTCTGTCCTTTGCTGCCGGTTTTCTGCTCCAAACCTACGGTCTCCAGTTTACCTCGGCAGCGCGCTCCGGTTTCATTACCTCGCTCTATGTAATCGTTGTCCCATTTGTTGTTCTAAAAATCGCCCACGAAAAACCGCGTTTCTCTACGGTTTTTGCAATCCCATTAGCACTGGCGGGAACAGCGCTCCTGATGAATCCCTTTGCTGAAGCGGGATGGAACCTCGGCGATCTCTTGACGCTCGCATGTGCGTTGGCATTCGGATTTCAAATCGTTTGGACGAGCCGGCTTGGCCGTAACGTCCATCCCGTTACGATGATGTTTTGGCCGGCGCTCTTCACCGGTCTCATTAATTTTCTGTTGTTGCCGATTCAATGGGAGCGTTTGCAAGCGACGCAGTTTATCGCGCCGTTTTGGTGGGGATTGGCATATTCGGTACTGGGCGGTTCGATTGTCGCGATTTATATAATGAATCGCTTCCAACCGAAAACCGACGCCGTCACTGCTTCGGTGATTTACACCATTGAGCCGGTGTTCGCGGCAATCTTCGCGGTGATTTGGTTTGGCGAAACACTTACGACGACCGAACTAATTGGCGGCGGGATCATCCTATTTGCGAATCTACTTGCTCAAGTACCATGGAGTATGATTCGCAAGCAAATGAAAATGATATCTACTTGATTAGAACGATTTTCTGTTCGGTCATTTTTCCATTCGCTTCCATACGAAGAAAATAGCTTCCGGAACTAAATCCATTTCCGCTCACACTCACCTGATGTGATCCTGCCGGATAAACCTGATTCGTAAGAGCTCTCACCTGATTCCCAACTGAGTTGAAGAGCTTTAACTCGACATTCGCTGTTACAGGTAACTGAAAGTGAACGACTGTCGATGAGTTGAATGGATTGGGGTTAGTTCTCAAAGCGAATCGATTGGTAATTTCGCTGCGGTATTCACCTGCACTAAGAGTTACACCGCTGTAAACATAGGCAGCTCCCTGCTGCGAGTTGATATTGTAATCACCAACTATAAAATCGCCTCTTCCATCCCCATTCACATCACCAATTCCGTCGCAAAACGATCCGAAGGTTCCTCCGGCAATGGGGGCGTTCAATGTCCAAAGCAAATTGCCGGATTCGCCATCGAACAAGTACACAGCGCTTGCAGTTCCACAAAGGAAATCAGGCAGGGTGTCATTTGTGACCAAGCCGGCACATGCGACACCGCGAACCGGAAACGGATTCGGATTTTGAGTATAGATATTGTAGATAACGACGCCGGTAACTGGATTAATAACATAAGCAACGCCTCGCACCCCCCACTGCGGTAACGAGTCGCCGCTCGCGCTGACGATGAAATCGGTGAAACCGTCGCCATCGACATCCCCGGTTAAATCGACGGTTACACCGAATCCACCATTGCTGTAGGGTATCGGTGATGCAATCGTGCGGATAAGTGCTCCAGTCGCGCCATTAAAAGTATATATCCTTCCAGCTCGAGCGCGCCCGTTTACGGTTTCTTGTGATGCTGTGACAAAAACATCACTTCTGCCGTCTCCGGTAATGTCGCCAAGTTCACCGACTAAATGACCAAACCATCCACTGGTTTCTGGATTGGGTGACTGGAGGGTATGAAGCAAAGTGCCGTTTGCCCCATTAAACAGATAGGCATGACCTGCTTGTACCACTCGATTCACCGTCTCTTTTCTAGCACCGATAATCACATCGCAAACTGTATCGCCGTTGCATTCTCCTGCACTGCTAACCGAGTGTCCGAACCATCCGTCGATTTGAGGAGCAGGGGATTGTAAAGTATGGAGTACTGTACCGTCGGCTGGATTCATTATATATGCACGCCCGGAAAAGTTCAGATTGTTGACTCGGCTGCCATAAGCTCCGACAACAATTTCGGGAATCGTAT
This region of bacterium genomic DNA includes:
- a CDS encoding GNAT family N-acetyltransferase, translated to MKNPYRWQAGDTASNAEWDELVEQANDGTMFQMKRFLEYHPNGKFIDGSLALYKKGNLWGVFPAAVRERPGTAGESQQWLISHPGASYGGIITRKIPAFDEAMAIGALLLETAKTNGYSGIEITPPPLPYHNIPSDVWNFAFLQLGFQYRKRDYTQVVPLWTGDPLAAYDNKSCGALRHAEKEGVRIETVDLSEANWDIFHPMLVENRKKHNVTPAHTRTDLTVLTKLMPERLRLYFAYDKANVVVAATLIFIANATIHLTFYIAHDRDRSDLKAVVPLNHYSIVQAQREGAHWLDFGISTVNGVPGDGLIRFKENFGALGAWRDVYFFEL
- a CDS encoding aspartate 1-decarboxylase, with product MKSKLHRARITEANLDYVGSITIDADLCDAANLWQNEKVLVSAVTSGARLETYVMVGKRGSGEICLNGSAAHLIRPGEEVIIMAFAMSSEPIPAHVVFVGPDNTIIETKLTETPD
- a CDS encoding DMT family transporter; protein product: MTDAQRANFYLFLTTALWGLTFPVIKTALTVAPAGLFVAMRMTIAAILLAVWMILAKTPFRYPFDKHGWGLILSFAAGFLLQTYGLQFTSAARSGFITSLYVIVVPFVVLKIAHEKPRFSTVFAIPLALAGTALLMNPFAEAGWNLGDLLTLACALAFGFQIVWTSRLGRNVHPVTMMFWPALFTGLINFLLLPIQWERLQATQFIAPFWWGLAYSVLGGSIVAIYIMNRFQPKTDAVTASVIYTIEPVFAAIFAVIWFGETLTTTELIGGGIILFANLLAQVPWSMIRKQMKMIST
- a CDS encoding T9SS type A sorting domain-containing protein — protein: MFSARSIASLASLLTLISASLLPTHAQTLLYSIQSPYSINGGLFGFGVKGIPDVNRDGIPDLAIGAQSETVIQTDAAGRCYVMDGSNGDLLVDLHEPVLQSGSKFGQAFSALPDMNSDTIPEIVVGAYGSRVNNLNFSGRAYIMNPADGTVLHTLQSPAPQIDGWFGHSVSSAGECNGDTVCDVIIGARKETVNRVVQAGHAYLFNGANGTLLHTLQSPNPETSGWFGHLVGELGDITGDGRSDVFVTASQETVNGRARAGRIYTFNGATGALIRTIASPIPYSNGGFGVTVDLTGDVDGDGFTDFIVSASGDSLPQWGVRGVAYVINPVTGVVIYNIYTQNPNPFPVRGVACAGLVTNDTLPDFLCGTASAVYLFDGESGNLLWTLNAPIAGGTFGSFCDGIGDVNGDGRGDFIVGDYNINSQQGAAYVYSGVTLSAGEYRSEITNRFALRTNPNPFNSSTVVHFQLPVTANVELKLFNSVGNQVRALTNQVYPAGSHQVSVSGNGFSSGSYFLRMEANGKMTEQKIVLIK